DNA from Cotesia glomerata isolate CgM1 linkage group LG10, MPM_Cglom_v2.3, whole genome shotgun sequence:
AGGGTATTTCTTGAGTAAAACTGCAGTGACGAAAGATATTCTGCATAAGTTAATTATAGAATGTATCATTCAGTTAGAAAATGCTGGTATGAAAGTAGATGTTGTTACCTCTGATGGTGCTCAATGGAATCGTGGAGCCTGGCAAATTTTTGGTATCTCCGACCAAAAATGTAGTTGTACTCATCCTTATGATACAACTAGACAACTGTGGTTTATGTCCGACTTTCCTCATCTGCTGAAATGCTTTCgcacaaaaattcttgaaggGTCATCATTTTGGGTAAGAAAGAATCTTCTAACATTCTTTTTGAATAATCATATGTATCTCATGTAATATGATACTTTGGTACTTCTTTTAGACTCCAGATGGTATGGTACAAAAGAAACACTGGGAAGTTTTATTGCAACATGAGCTTAACTATAGACCTAATTTGAAGGTATCGTACAAATTGAGACCTCAGCATCTAAACTCCGAGGAGTATCAAAAAATGAATGTTCGTTTAGCAGAAgaggtataaaaaattttcctgataCGTTATATTTCCTTGATAGTTGAaactaaaataacaaattgaaatatatctatatttaataactaatcTCCATGCTTTTTTTAGCTATTTTCTAAGCAATTAAGAGTAGCAATGGTGGCTTGGCAAAATGAATGCACTGAGTTGAGAGATTGTGGACCAACTGTTAGGTTCATGGAAAGAGTGGATAATTTGATTAAAGCTATGTCTTCTCTTACCCCGGAAACCGGTGTACAACCCAAGGAAGAATGCCTGAGGAGAAAGGTACCGTATTCATTACAATAAATTCatgttaattttgtattttagtGCAATTACAAACGATAATAAAATCTATGTGGCCGATCTACCAACGAACAAAACAAATTTGGAATGACTccaaatcattttttcttcatcACTATATCTGTCCTAAAGTGTAAGTACAAAGAAGTACCAAGAGAAAGGAGATAAATTCTAGATACACTCATTTATCAAGCTCTTCATATCCTTAACCCTATAACAATAAGTAAAATCATGTGTTTATCATGtgtgattttttaaatcttgtcATTATTGTTAAAGATTTCTTTTAGTTGATTGAATATGCTAgcatactaaaaaatatatgcaacTTTCATAACATTAGACGCTTacatgtaattatttttaatgatttcgaatttttagaaattttcttgaactCTTCATTGTTTTACGGTGTTCTAGTATTTTGTGTTTTCATGCATttcttcaaatatttttttatcacaacatctgtatttgcaaaaattatattttttgcgCCATAACATTGcatgataattttattcatctacctaatttattaaaaatgttatatttTGACCCTGCAGGTTATTGTTGAATTCCTCGATTCTTTAAGAGAGTGGGAAGCTAAAGCTATTGAAGAAAACAATCGACGTAAGCAACTGATAAGAGAAAGTAAGAGACAAAAGATAGACCACAATGATGAACCTGGAATAAATTATCTTGCTGTTACTAAAAGTACTTTAACTGGGTTAAAGATCACTTTAGCTGGAACGATTGAACTACTGGACTTTTTGCACGTGCAAtgtaatttcgattatttaatgacTGCTCGACTCAATCAAGACAAACTTGAAGTAAGTACTATTGATAAGAAATAGGTACAGAATGAAAAAATCTTAGactctcaaataaatttttttattttatgaaaattccTTCTTGCTCCAAATCAATTTGtctttctgaaaaattttaaattcacataatttttctgtgtttaagatttaaaaaataattgtaatattaactttataaaaatatgtaatatttattattatcatttgtagcaattttttggaattgtcAGAAGCGCCTGTGGATGTAATGAACACCCAGATCCTATTAGATTTGGACAGATGTTTCGATTACTATGTTCTTACTCATTAGTAACACCATCGAAAAGATCTAACGTAACTACAGTTGAATTATTATAGTCATTGATGGAAACGCGGGAGCCACTGAGGCTAagcaaagataaaaaattgaaatggcttgaaaaaattgattctaTTATCGACAGTGGATTTACAGAAGATGAGAGAAATGTTAACAAAAATAGTGTTGCAGCTGAACCTTTCGAGAATTTACTGTATTTAATGACTCAAGTGAAGATGATCTTGACCAAGACTTAAATTATGATGCTGTATTAAATTCGCGTTGTAATGATTATAGTTCTAAAACAAGTGTACCAAATAAACCTTTCGAAAGCTTAATTGATGAATCAAGTGAAAACGATAATAACAACTTTGTTTCTAACTCAGCTAACACGATTAAACCGTGTTCTAATGATCCCCATGAGGATCATGATTATGATGTCACTCAAACCAATGAATACGTCGTTGCCTATATAGCTGGTTACGTTGCCCGAAAAATGCACCGATTTTCGCGGTGTGAAAACTGTCTCAAAAGTCTTGAGTCCGAGACATCATCTGATAGAGATAGAGTTATCGACTTAATGGGTGAACACTGTAAACGTCCAagtgataatttatttcttctcatCCAGAAATTAGAAAATACTGTTTTAAGTGTTATCGGGAATAAAACTGTAAAAATCGATACGATGAATCaaattgttgataaaatttcaacaaaGAAATCATTACCTTTCTTAGGATGCAACGAACATCAATCAatgttgatgaaaaaaattttaagttattttattacgaTTAGGGGCCACTTTTTAGCAAGccatattaataaaaactataacgaaaaaaaaatgaaaaataaaaagttacgaaaaatttcgaagatAGTGTAAATCGTACTTATGTAACTTAATCgtactaattaaaatattatttacgtGACATAAgctttttgataaattattatcgtatatatatatttatatatttattttgtatttgtgttaaattaaaaaagcgtataaaaatatcatgtaacctatttaagtgtttttattaattattcactattcaatctaatttttaagtctctatctatttattatttttgaaaattcagaaataaaatgattaattattattatcattttttaagttaaaaataatttctacgttaattgttaacaaatattatttaaactaaaaaacgAATACTTTCAAACTATTACTTTAATTTACTTTGCTCTGCAactcggctgcccaatttcaaaacactgTAACtaccatttaaaaatttttttcaatttttcccattaacaaaaattttgcctgccatattgatgaaaaatttgatttgtgaatagaaaatactttaatataaatatttttaaaaagaaatacttgaaattatggtttaaaagttataaaaaatgcaacaatactagaaaaaatcaggtataaaaattttgcggttactgtattttaaaattgggcagccgaactttccctgaataaaaaaaagtatagagacaaagaaaaaactattgaaaagtatttgattgactagaaaaccaatacttttcaatacttttgtctttgtctcaatacttttttttatcagggttcttaaaataaaaattaatatgtaatttttatttttaattcctatcaaataactatttcaccatacataataataataatttaattattaaataactattaacTAAAAAGTAAATCTTTTTGTAATGCATTTGACAATTTCAAGAcatattgaaattataaagcaatataaaattagaggtttcttttataattaattaatgtattattaatttacggAACATTTAcgtattttgaataatttcacCCCATGAATTACAGTTTTAattatcctttttttttataacaattatttaatcctaatcattatttttggtTATGGATAAAGTATTTGATCGAATACTTTTAACcgctaaatttaaaaagtggATCGAGATAGTAGTAGCGCGCTCTGTAATGAAACTTTATTTTCCCCTTATTTCGAGGACATCTTTATACATTGCGTGCGTTCTCCTTCTATCTAAGCTCCATGAAGTTTCTAACGGTTTCGAATAAGTATACCTTCATACAAACATATATCTACCTATATATTTCTCTATCGAATGTATTTTTAGCAAGTGTTTTCGATTAAGGTTGTCACAAATTTTGTACGTCAGTGTATTGTATGATTGGGTTTGAATTTAAATCAGTAAACTCTAatcaggtaaaaaattaactctttatttttttataattaaaaattttattcttatatcTATAATTTTATCTGATCTACAtacctaaatttatttttttttatttcttatttttcttttgttacaTGCAATtgcatatttaaaattgcacaataattgtaaaattttatgtatattcTCTCATTGCCACTTGGCCTCGGCTTTggcataattaaaaaataaactaaacatACATAGTTTCACTAAGTTATGTGTACTgtacattgtaaaaaaaaatgcaaagaATGATTGAGAGAAAATTATATGTTATTATATTTAGTACGTGataaatttcttattattttgtttgctaattaaatttcaacaacactatgcataaataaaataatagttatacatacatatatatatatatatatatataaatccaGCTGCTCCAAAAGCACAGAAATGGCAGTAGAAGTTGGAGTTTCAGTAGATGATGATAGCCCTAAGACCCGATTTGTAAGATATCTTTACATTGGTAAAGAGTATCCAGTTTATTATTCAGGAACATGGACCAATCAAAATCACTTTACAATGGCCAAAGTAACGTCTATTGTCGAATTAGCTGCAGACAAAGATACGGAATTATTTCCAATTACTAACATAAaacaggtaattttttaaattacaaaaacagtaaattttttttataggcgGACAGTTAAAAAGTATGATAATATATTCACTTTTAGTTATTGGAATCAGGATCAGTACCTAAGCCTGAAACTTTAATATTTGCTCTAGCTGTATGTGCACGACAAGAAAAAAGTGAGAAATTACGACAAGCagcatataattttatttcagaagAATGTAAAAATTCAGAACAGTTTATGTTATTCATTGAATATGCATCTCAACTAAGTAAACAATCATCAATTGCTAAACATGGTTACGGACATGGTTGGCGTAGTATGGTAAATAAATGGTATTTATCTcatgatgttaaaaatttggcTGAATGtgttacaaaatataaaagtagGCACGGTTGGAAACACAAAGATATTATAAAGCTCTCTCATCCAGTAACTAAAGGCCTTGGTCCAGACATGCAAGCTGTTTTTAAATACATTATGTTTGGTTTAGATAAAGCAAAATTGGAATTCGGCAATGAAACAAAAGCAAtagaaattttacattttattgaaCGGGTAGATAACTTTCGACAGTGTGAAGATGCTATACGAGCTGCAGGATTAATTAGAacatgtaattataaattagatCATGTTCATGCTAGTTTAATTAATTCGCCGGAAGTTTGGGAAGCTTTAATCGAGTCAATGGATTTGCCTACTCTTGTTGAAAATCTTCAAAGAATTCATAATCTTGGTTTACTTATACCATCATCtcaattaactgaaaaaatattaagtgcCATCACAAACAAAGATCAAATACTAAGATCGAAAATTCGTCCTGCGGTTATTCTTATGGCTGTTAAAACTTATGAAGATCCAGATAAAATACCAGTATTTACAAAACGAAAGttaggaagaaaaaataaacttaaacaTCGACAATTACCTAATCCAGATAAACGTATTATTGATGCTTTATATTCggctttaaatatttcatttgcaAACATTGAACCAACGGGTCTAAGAGTTTTAATAACTGTAAGCACAGAAAGCTGgaaaaagaaacaaattaCTCAGATGTCAGTTGATACTTTCAAACCCTGGGTACTTGAAGCTGCTTGTATTATTGCACTCGGCTTATTACGATCTGAAGATAAAGTTACTGTATCCGCTTTTACTGCCACTGAAGGTTTAAATGCACGACCAGTTCATCTTGACAAAAATGCAACATATCAGGAAGCCTACGAAAAAATGCGTGTCCGAGTCAATGTTCCACCAAATCTTGGTAAACCAATTCTTTGGGCAGCACATCATCGAAGAAAATATGATGTTTTTATCAATGTTGTCGATAAGATGCgtgaaaaatatgattttacaTCTCGAGCTATGGATCTTTACaagaagaaaatgaatttacCTAACACAaggtaattaatatttatcattatttgcaTTATAAGTCTATTACGATTTTCGTTatgaaaataacattaaattttatcgtttGCTATATATCATAgtgattattatataaaattaaaatgtatattagaatgttgaaaaaaaaaaattattttcatttacagATTGGTAAATTGGGTTGTCGGCACTACATCAACATACATGGAAAGCAAATATGTTAATGATGTGTTAACAGTTTGTGGTTTCGATGTTCATGTTCCAAAAGTTATTGAAGCTTTTGCAAAACGTCAATTTTAATTCGcgataagtaaaaataaatattcatgaaCAGAAAAAGAAAATCGTAAGTAATGGcctaaaataatcataaacagcgataaaaattacaattaagtTTTCACCGTACTAACTACTACTTctaagttttatttatatttcacaattttcaatggaaaatttttaaatatttttaatttaatttgcgaCGAACTTAAAAgctattattgaaaaaatcagaaattatcaatatttatgtattgaaaagtataatttaCTAACTTCTAGTTAACAATGTACTATTTAACGAATATATTAACTGCATGTTTTTAGAATATACTGcacaaaatatgaaaattaataatgtttttagtAGCTATTTTTTGAATCGATTATACAGATAAAGAAacgaaaaataagtaaaatttgaaatttttctttaaa
Protein-coding regions in this window:
- the LOC123272585 gene encoding 60 kDa SS-A/Ro ribonucleoprotein-like is translated as MAVEVGVSVDDDSPKTRFVRYLYIGKEYPVYYSGTWTNQNHFTMAKVTSIVELAADKDTELFPITNIKQLLESGSVPKPETLIFALAVCARQEKSEKLRQAAYNFISEECKNSEQFMLFIEYASQLSKQSSIAKHGYGHGWRSMVNKWYLSHDVKNLAECVTKYKSRHGWKHKDIIKLSHPVTKGLGPDMQAVFKYIMFGLDKAKLEFGNETKAIEILHFIERVDNFRQCEDAIRAAGLIRTCNYKLDHVHASLINSPEVWEALIESMDLPTLVENLQRIHNLGLLIPSSQLTEKILSAITNKDQILRSKIRPAVILMAVKTYEDPDKIPVFTKRKLGRKNKLKHRQLPNPDKRIIDALYSALNISFANIEPTGLRVLITVSTESWKKKQITQMSVDTFKPWVLEAACIIALGLLRSEDKVTVSAFTATEGLNARPVHLDKNATYQEAYEKMRVRVNVPPNLGKPILWAAHHRRKYDVFINVVDKMREKYDFTSRAMDLYKKKMNLPNTRLVNWVVGTTSTYMESKYVNDVLTVCGFDVHVPKVIEAFAKRQF